A genomic stretch from Merismopedia glauca CCAP 1448/3 includes:
- a CDS encoding P-loop NTPase family protein, with product MVAQLDTPVISSPSHSPYLVEGLVQVFTASRRSFFTTVMAQALRIAGQGRRVLVVQFLKGGLHQGSERPVRLCQNLDWIRCNLPRCLDTPHLEATETDALVKLWEHTRNVVLDGQYSLVILDEVSLAVNLGLLLEKDVLELVKNRPPQVDIVLTGPEMPETILSVADQVTKIRLRDHRC from the coding sequence ATGGTTGCTCAACTTGATACCCCAGTTATTAGTTCACCTTCACATTCACCTTATTTGGTGGAAGGTTTAGTCCAAGTTTTCACTGCTTCTCGCCGTAGTTTTTTCACCACAGTCATGGCGCAAGCTTTGAGAATTGCAGGTCAAGGGAGGCGGGTTTTGGTGGTACAGTTTTTAAAGGGTGGACTGCACCAAGGTTCTGAACGTCCCGTGCGTTTGTGTCAAAACTTGGACTGGATTCGCTGTAATTTACCACGGTGTCTCGATACCCCTCATCTAGAGGCGACTGAGACAGATGCTCTGGTTAAATTGTGGGAACATACTCGAAATGTCGTCTTAGACGGACAATATTCCTTAGTAATCCTGGATGAAGTCAGTTTAGCAGTTAATTTAGGCTTACTCTTGGAAAAAGACGTGTTGGAATTGGTCAAAAATCGACCTCCTCAAGTTGATATCGTGCTAACTGGACCAGAAATGCCAGAAACTATTCTCTCTGTAGCCGATCAGGTGACAAAAATTCGATTACGCGATCATCGTTGTTGA